One Pelagicoccus sp. SDUM812003 DNA window includes the following coding sequences:
- the corA gene encoding magnesium/cobalt transporter CorA, producing MTNPVEPQDTHRHRTLSGTVSAVSKFLATPVSRSRKKKANVGSSPGIEFAKGVDQRPEADAVRLECIDFGKESMVRHTFSNVEELISHPLSADCDHRWINVEILHPYIINELRKAHQFHTLAAEDVLNTPQRPKLELYENHSLVIADMVRIVNEGELVSEQVSFIVMENLLITFQEKTGDVWDPIRERIKKPNSRFRSMGIWYLAYALLDAVVDSVYPILEHYGDVLYGLEQQVMEDPKPSIQQHIYLIKRELFNLRRSMWPVRELASKLAMDEASPAPPDVRVFMRDVQDHSVQIIDLIENSRETANGLQDFYISIVSNRMNEVMKALTIMASLFLPITFFAGVYGMNFDVLPELHWDYSYLVFWLVCILSTGGLLWYFKRKGWIGK from the coding sequence ATGACAAACCCTGTCGAACCACAAGATACCCACCGCCACCGAACCCTGTCCGGCACCGTAAGCGCCGTATCCAAGTTTCTCGCGACGCCCGTAAGCCGCTCTCGCAAGAAGAAGGCCAACGTGGGCAGCTCGCCGGGCATCGAATTCGCCAAAGGCGTCGACCAGCGCCCCGAGGCGGACGCGGTTAGACTCGAGTGCATCGACTTCGGGAAGGAGTCCATGGTGAGGCACACCTTCTCCAACGTCGAAGAGCTGATCTCCCATCCCCTCTCGGCCGATTGCGACCACCGTTGGATAAACGTCGAAATCCTCCACCCCTACATCATCAACGAGCTTCGCAAAGCCCACCAGTTCCATACCCTGGCCGCTGAGGACGTGCTCAACACGCCGCAGCGCCCCAAGCTGGAGCTCTACGAGAACCACAGCCTGGTCATCGCCGACATGGTACGCATCGTCAACGAGGGCGAGCTGGTGAGCGAACAGGTCAGCTTCATCGTAATGGAGAACCTCCTCATCACCTTTCAGGAAAAGACCGGCGACGTTTGGGATCCGATCCGAGAGCGTATCAAGAAACCGAATTCACGTTTTCGCTCCATGGGCATCTGGTACCTAGCGTACGCGCTGTTGGATGCGGTCGTCGATAGCGTGTATCCGATTCTTGAGCACTACGGCGACGTCCTTTACGGATTGGAACAGCAAGTGATGGAGGACCCTAAGCCGAGCATTCAACAGCATATCTACCTGATCAAACGCGAGCTCTTCAATCTGCGTCGCTCCATGTGGCCCGTCAGGGAGCTCGCCAGCAAGTTGGCGATGGATGAGGCCTCGCCCGCTCCACCTGACGTTCGCGTATTCATGAGGGACGTACAGGACCATTCCGTGCAGATCATCGACCTGATCGAAAATTCGCGCGAAACGGCCAACGGACTGCAGGACTTCTACATATCCATCGTCTCCAACCGAATGAACGAAGTGATGAAAGCCCTCACCATCATGGCGAGCCTCTTTCTACCCATCACCTTCTTCGCAGGCGTCTACGGCATGAACTTCGATGTGCTTCCCGAGCTGCATTGGGACTACTCGTACCTCGTCTTCTGGCTGGTCTGCATCCTCTCCACGGGAGGCCTGCTCTGGTACTTCAAGCGAAAGGGCTGGATCGGAAAATAA
- a CDS encoding type 1 glutamine amidotransferase, which produces MVNLLVIDPLELTLRDAAGKDVWTSKSCYLNQFRGIDSLRIELVGGADPDLCEKALAADGVVLGGSEASAWEDTGFNDHLLDLIAICRNSQIPLLGVCYGAQLLGRALGGHVARHPDGMELGAPPIRITAKGKEHFLFKGIASGCLWAIETHSDAVLTLPPDCELLASNAHTPVQAFSFRGLLTGVQFHPEMTASDLRYLWQAFMQQGIVSEVTEQQSRILEATECEALPIVFRNFVQRVKVNSFVV; this is translated from the coding sequence ATGGTAAATCTCCTCGTCATAGATCCGCTCGAATTGACGCTGCGCGACGCGGCAGGAAAGGACGTTTGGACCTCGAAGAGCTGCTATTTGAACCAGTTTCGCGGGATCGATTCGTTGCGGATCGAGCTCGTTGGAGGCGCGGACCCGGACCTTTGCGAGAAAGCCCTTGCCGCGGACGGGGTGGTGCTGGGCGGATCTGAAGCGTCCGCTTGGGAGGACACGGGATTCAACGATCATCTGCTCGACTTGATCGCCATTTGCCGGAACAGCCAGATCCCGTTGCTAGGGGTTTGTTATGGGGCCCAACTGCTGGGACGGGCTCTTGGCGGCCATGTCGCTCGCCATCCGGACGGCATGGAGCTGGGGGCGCCGCCGATTCGCATCACCGCCAAAGGCAAGGAGCACTTTTTGTTCAAGGGCATCGCGAGCGGTTGTCTTTGGGCGATTGAAACCCATTCCGACGCTGTTTTGACCCTGCCACCCGACTGCGAGCTGCTCGCGTCCAACGCCCACACCCCGGTGCAGGCGTTTTCGTTTCGAGGGTTGCTGACAGGCGTGCAGTTTCATCCAGAGATGACCGCCAGCGATCTTCGCTATCTTTGGCAGGCTTTCATGCAGCAGGGCATTGTCTCGGAAGTGACGGAGCAGCAGTCCCGCATCTTGGAGGCCACGGAGTGCGAGGCCCTGCCCATCGTCTTCCGAAACTTCGTCCAGCGGGTGAAGGTCAACTCGTTTGTGGTCTAG
- a CDS encoding RNA polymerase sigma factor gives MSANAATVSVESENTMSNANPARAVVDETELIQAGYRYALSIARHHQDAEDLVQQAWLKLQRAYGRVEGTPVLFRTIRNLFYDIKRRNKIVQFEPLEKSPEPGKSEANGVSMDMEIVMKKLRPEEREALYLNVVEGYTATEISDQTGSPRGTILSHIHRARQKLAKAFGGEFKDSSHS, from the coding sequence ATGAGCGCAAATGCAGCCACAGTTTCCGTCGAATCCGAGAACACCATGAGCAACGCCAATCCAGCTCGAGCGGTTGTGGACGAAACCGAGCTTATACAAGCCGGTTATCGTTATGCGCTTTCGATCGCCCGTCACCACCAAGACGCGGAGGACCTCGTTCAGCAAGCGTGGCTGAAACTGCAGCGAGCCTACGGGCGCGTGGAGGGGACCCCGGTTTTGTTTCGCACCATTCGAAACCTTTTCTACGACATCAAGCGCCGCAACAAGATCGTGCAGTTCGAGCCTTTGGAGAAGTCTCCGGAGCCGGGCAAATCCGAAGCCAACGGCGTTTCCATGGACATGGAGATCGTGATGAAGAAATTGCGTCCTGAGGAACGCGAAGCGCTGTATCTCAACGTGGTCGAAGGATATACTGCGACCGAGATCTCAGATCAGACCGGTTCTCCTCGCGGCACCATTCTTAGTCACATCCACCGAGCTCGTCAGAAACTTGCGAAAGCGTTCGGAGGGGAATTCAAGGACTCCAGCCATTCGTAG
- a CDS encoding response regulator: MIGRMGKGLWKRVEDALSELSLKRKIASILVMSGGIVAMVTVVSLAVFELVTARRDLIEDYRSLSPVLRSFISPAIEFKRADDAKEPLVAFRKQGDLLYGEVRYADGQLLVSSGTLPMSVNLREVDQDVTISYFDALIVARYPIHYEDALNGSDSVQPQAYVYLVGDLSEQYWRFGFKAGFIALTLIIGGIVVFIVSARLSRVVTQPILELSDTLRRISREQDFSQRQAKAHDDEVGHLVDSFNEMMQQIERRDDIIRANEERFRGYFELGIVGMAILDENGSFMEANGQLCRQLQVDYGKLLSSRFDDWLDTGPQGEERGFAGICDRCSPGYSGEFWLRGDEERNIYVIVSIRRVRSARSDAGCSYLALFQDITDRKKGEEELLASKRAAEEANRSKDEFLSVMSHELRTPLNPIIGFVDLMMQSDLDAERQGMLRSIRRSSEHLLTLITDILEFTRAQAGRMVALKEPIDLRELCENVVEMMARSGTSRGVSVSLRRFDLDCLPRGMAIESDEGKIRQIALNLLSNAVKYNREQGQVWLDACLFETDAGYRLRMSVEDSGQGIAEEKLEYIFEPFTQLDMSLQRRHEGVGLGLSICRRIIDCLGGRMEVSSQLGVGSTFQFEIPVALVESCEVGPPEPEGEESESMVAFDFASSCRVLVVEDDVENKRLVAANLAQMGVAYEWAENGLVALEKLKQDRYDLVLMDIRMPLMDGLEATRVIREGENGERRVPIVAMTAHVTAGMREECVRVGMDGYISKPVRFEQLETYVRRYLAS; this comes from the coding sequence ATGATCGGCCGCATGGGCAAAGGCCTTTGGAAGCGAGTCGAGGACGCCTTGAGCGAGCTCTCGCTCAAACGCAAAATCGCCTCCATCCTAGTCATGTCCGGTGGCATCGTGGCCATGGTCACCGTGGTATCGCTCGCGGTTTTTGAGCTGGTGACGGCCCGTCGGGATCTCATCGAGGACTATCGCTCCTTGTCGCCGGTGCTGAGGAGCTTCATCAGCCCAGCCATCGAATTCAAGCGCGCCGATGACGCCAAGGAGCCGTTGGTGGCGTTTCGCAAGCAAGGCGACCTTTTGTATGGGGAAGTTAGATACGCCGATGGACAGTTGCTGGTCTCCAGTGGAACCCTGCCGATGTCCGTGAATCTGCGGGAGGTCGATCAGGACGTCACGATTTCCTACTTCGACGCCCTCATCGTGGCCCGCTACCCCATCCACTACGAGGACGCCTTGAACGGGAGCGACTCCGTCCAGCCGCAAGCCTACGTCTATCTGGTGGGCGACCTCAGCGAGCAGTATTGGCGCTTCGGATTCAAGGCGGGTTTCATCGCGCTGACCCTGATCATTGGCGGCATCGTGGTGTTCATCGTTTCGGCCCGGCTCAGTCGGGTGGTGACGCAGCCGATCCTGGAACTGTCCGATACGTTGAGGCGCATCTCGCGCGAGCAAGACTTCTCGCAACGGCAAGCCAAGGCCCACGACGACGAAGTGGGCCACCTGGTCGATTCCTTCAACGAAATGATGCAGCAGATCGAGCGACGGGATGACATCATCCGAGCGAACGAAGAGCGCTTTCGCGGCTATTTCGAACTCGGCATCGTGGGCATGGCGATTCTGGACGAGAACGGTTCGTTCATGGAAGCGAACGGTCAGCTCTGTCGGCAGCTTCAGGTGGACTACGGGAAACTCTTGTCGAGCCGGTTCGACGATTGGCTGGATACGGGCCCTCAAGGCGAAGAGCGAGGTTTCGCTGGGATTTGCGATCGATGCTCCCCAGGGTACAGCGGGGAGTTTTGGCTGCGAGGGGACGAAGAGCGAAATATCTATGTCATTGTATCTATCAGGCGGGTACGAAGCGCTCGATCGGACGCCGGCTGCTCCTATCTAGCACTTTTTCAGGACATCACCGACCGCAAGAAAGGCGAGGAGGAGCTGTTGGCCTCCAAACGGGCGGCCGAGGAGGCGAATCGTTCCAAGGATGAATTCTTGTCGGTCATGAGCCACGAGCTGCGCACGCCGCTCAACCCGATCATCGGCTTCGTGGATTTGATGATGCAGTCGGACCTCGATGCCGAACGCCAGGGCATGCTGCGCTCCATCCGGCGGTCCAGCGAGCATCTGCTGACCTTGATCACCGATATCCTGGAGTTCACGCGAGCCCAGGCTGGCCGTATGGTGGCGCTCAAGGAGCCGATCGATCTGCGGGAGCTGTGCGAAAACGTGGTGGAGATGATGGCCCGCAGCGGGACGTCCAGAGGCGTGTCCGTAAGCCTTCGCCGTTTCGATTTGGACTGCTTGCCGCGTGGGATGGCGATAGAGTCGGACGAAGGAAAGATACGCCAGATCGCGTTGAACCTGCTGTCCAACGCGGTGAAGTACAATCGGGAGCAAGGGCAGGTATGGCTGGACGCTTGTCTGTTCGAGACGGACGCAGGCTATCGTCTGAGAATGTCGGTGGAGGATAGCGGTCAGGGAATCGCGGAAGAGAAGCTGGAGTACATTTTCGAGCCGTTCACGCAGTTGGACATGTCGCTGCAGCGTCGGCATGAAGGGGTTGGGCTGGGGCTTTCCATTTGCCGGCGCATCATTGACTGTTTGGGCGGAAGGATGGAGGTGAGCAGCCAGCTCGGTGTGGGATCGACCTTTCAGTTCGAAATCCCGGTTGCGTTGGTGGAAAGCTGCGAAGTAGGGCCGCCCGAGCCGGAGGGCGAGGAGAGCGAGTCGATGGTCGCCTTCGACTTCGCCAGCTCCTGTCGCGTGCTGGTGGTCGAGGACGACGTCGAAAACAAGCGCTTGGTCGCCGCTAACCTAGCTCAGATGGGAGTCGCCTACGAATGGGCGGAAAATGGACTCGTCGCTCTGGAGAAGCTCAAGCAGGATCGCTACGACCTGGTGCTGATGGACATCCGCATGCCTCTGATGGACGGTCTGGAGGCGACACGAGTCATTCGCGAGGGAGAGAATGGGGAACGCCGCGTGCCCATCGTGGCGATGACGGCTCACGTGACCGCGGGCATGCGGGAGGAATGCGTGCGCGTGGGCATGGACGGGTACATTTCAAAGCCGGTTCGCTTCGAGCAGCTGGAGACCTACGTGCGTCGCTATTTGGCGAGCTAG
- a CDS encoding YfiR family protein, with protein MKRICFVHLLVCLLAWCFCGAKAAGASDDVSQESLYAILSYKFLRYAQWPEEMVADEGELVIGVYGNSSAGRRYREAFSDLCRGLGESAGARCRVVDLSDPSVDTRQLKLVFFAEESRRVPQELMDQLRSQPVVLVGYDDAFLDRGGMIRLKTKRSQGSFDVDLDNVRAVGLDFKSSFLRLADQVRIGGKR; from the coding sequence ATGAAGAGGATCTGCTTCGTTCACCTGCTTGTCTGCTTGCTTGCCTGGTGCTTCTGTGGAGCGAAAGCGGCTGGAGCGAGCGACGATGTGTCGCAGGAGAGCCTCTACGCAATCCTGTCCTACAAGTTTCTCCGCTACGCCCAGTGGCCGGAGGAGATGGTGGCCGATGAGGGGGAGCTGGTGATTGGCGTCTATGGAAATTCCAGCGCCGGTCGAAGGTATCGAGAGGCGTTCAGCGACCTTTGCCGTGGCTTGGGCGAGAGCGCGGGAGCCCGTTGTCGGGTGGTGGACCTGTCGGATCCCAGCGTGGACACGCGCCAGCTCAAGCTGGTTTTTTTCGCCGAGGAGAGTCGCCGCGTTCCTCAGGAGCTAATGGACCAGCTGCGGAGCCAGCCGGTCGTGCTGGTAGGCTACGATGACGCGTTTCTCGATCGCGGGGGCATGATCCGGCTGAAGACCAAACGCAGCCAGGGCAGCTTCGATGTGGACCTCGACAACGTTCGAGCGGTGGGACTCGACTTCAAATCCAGCTTTCTGCGCTTGGCGGACCAGGTTCGGATCGGAGGCAAGCGATGA
- the gmk gene encoding guanylate kinase codes for MKSPKEHVSLLLVLAGPAGSGKTTLCERLVAETENTERVVTCTTRSPREGERDGVDYFFLSDERFDQAIANGEFLEWAKVHTNRYGVLKKVIQDKLDAHIDLVMNVDVQGVANIREAANADPAICQRLVTVFILPTDLEVVRRRLRERGQDDEAEIERRIRTARKEVTLWPEFDYVISTRSKDEDYASLRSIVQAEKMRALRLV; via the coding sequence ATGAAGTCCCCCAAGGAACACGTCTCGCTGCTGCTGGTGCTGGCAGGTCCGGCCGGCAGCGGAAAAACCACGCTTTGCGAGCGTCTGGTCGCTGAAACGGAAAACACCGAGCGCGTGGTCACGTGCACCACGCGTTCTCCGCGCGAGGGAGAGCGGGACGGGGTGGACTATTTTTTTCTTTCCGACGAGCGCTTCGATCAGGCCATCGCCAACGGCGAGTTTCTGGAATGGGCCAAGGTTCACACCAACCGCTATGGCGTGCTCAAGAAAGTCATCCAGGACAAGCTCGACGCCCATATCGACCTCGTGATGAACGTCGACGTGCAGGGCGTGGCCAACATCCGGGAAGCGGCCAACGCGGACCCTGCTATCTGCCAGCGGTTGGTGACGGTTTTCATCCTGCCGACCGACCTCGAGGTGGTGCGCCGGCGCCTGCGCGAGCGAGGACAGGATGACGAGGCGGAGATCGAGCGTCGCATCCGCACGGCCCGGAAGGAAGTGACGCTTTGGCCGGAGTTCGACTACGTGATCTCCACGCGAAGCAAGGACGAGGATTACGCCTCGTTGCGCAGCATCGTGCAGGCAGAGAAGATGCGGGCCCTACGGCTGGTCTAG
- the miaB gene encoding tRNA (N6-isopentenyl adenosine(37)-C2)-methylthiotransferase MiaB, protein MNRVYIKTYGCQMNERDSEQVASSLRDRGYSIVDNEHDADVVLLNTCSVRDQAEQKAIGKAGYLKKRKVENPNFLLGVMGCMAQNRGSELIDRLPDLDLVVGTQKFHRVPDHLDNLIQSMNGQGPRPSSIVDLAEEAGSQNTIRDHIGKQGQVSAYVSIMQGCNMNCAFCIVPKTRGRERARPIEEIVDEVTGLAESGVKEVTLLGQIVTSYGRRDFPVVGGKSPFVQLLEKINDIRGIERIRFTSPHPRGFKQDLVEAYRDLPKLCEYVHLPLQAGCNKTLRAMNRPYTKERYLEIVESLRKVVPHMYFSTDIIVGFPGETEEDFDESAKFFEEIGYDMAYVFKYSIRTGTPAEVMPDQIPTEEKERRNQVLLDILHKSSLKRNESLLGTTQQVLVEGPAKKGDKFTGKTRGFRTAIFDADERLIGQLVDLKVDRATVSSLYGDIELAGVER, encoded by the coding sequence ATGAACCGCGTATACATCAAGACCTATGGCTGTCAGATGAACGAGCGTGACAGCGAGCAAGTCGCGTCGTCGTTGCGCGATCGTGGCTACAGCATCGTTGATAACGAACACGATGCGGACGTCGTGCTGCTCAATACCTGCAGCGTGCGCGACCAGGCGGAGCAGAAGGCCATCGGCAAGGCCGGCTACCTGAAAAAGCGCAAAGTGGAGAATCCCAACTTCCTGCTCGGAGTGATGGGCTGCATGGCCCAAAACCGCGGTAGCGAGCTGATCGATCGCTTGCCGGACCTCGACTTGGTGGTGGGCACCCAGAAGTTTCACCGTGTGCCGGATCATTTGGACAACCTGATCCAGAGCATGAACGGGCAGGGCCCGCGTCCCAGCTCCATCGTGGATCTGGCGGAGGAAGCCGGTTCGCAAAACACCATCCGCGACCACATCGGCAAGCAGGGGCAGGTCAGCGCTTACGTTTCCATCATGCAGGGCTGCAACATGAACTGCGCCTTCTGCATCGTGCCCAAAACCCGCGGCCGCGAGCGAGCTCGTCCCATCGAGGAGATCGTGGACGAGGTGACCGGTTTGGCGGAAAGCGGGGTCAAGGAAGTGACTTTGCTCGGCCAGATCGTGACCAGCTACGGGCGTCGCGATTTTCCGGTGGTGGGTGGCAAAAGCCCCTTCGTGCAGCTGCTGGAGAAGATAAACGACATCCGCGGCATCGAGCGCATCCGCTTCACCTCGCCCCATCCGCGCGGCTTCAAGCAGGACCTCGTCGAGGCCTACCGCGACCTGCCGAAGCTCTGCGAATACGTGCACCTGCCGCTGCAGGCCGGCTGCAACAAGACGCTGCGGGCCATGAACCGTCCTTACACCAAGGAGCGCTATTTGGAGATCGTGGAATCGCTGCGCAAGGTGGTGCCGCACATGTATTTTTCCACCGATATCATCGTGGGCTTTCCGGGCGAGACGGAGGAGGACTTCGACGAGTCGGCCAAGTTTTTCGAGGAAATCGGCTACGACATGGCCTACGTTTTCAAGTACAGCATCCGCACCGGCACTCCGGCCGAGGTGATGCCCGACCAGATCCCGACCGAGGAAAAGGAGCGCCGCAATCAGGTGCTGCTCGATATCCTGCACAAGAGCTCGCTGAAGCGAAACGAGTCCCTGCTCGGCACCACGCAGCAGGTCTTGGTGGAAGGCCCGGCCAAGAAGGGCGACAAGTTCACCGGCAAGACCCGCGGCTTCCGCACCGCCATCTTCGACGCCGACGAGCGCTTGATCGGGCAACTGGTTGACCTGAAGGTTGATCGGGCCACGGTGAGTTCGCTCTACGGCGACATTGAGCTTGCGGGGGTAGAGCGCTGA
- a CDS encoding tetratricopeptide repeat protein, whose translation MLARFTTAALLAIFCLDCSLRADAFLGVRRAEIEQVIDLGYNLDPAVEEAIEGLKAKYPESPVPGLLEVGRLYWKQNYLEWDTESKERFESVSSRALKQAVDFSKEHPEDSDAQFVVAMIELSQVIYYVDHHRWWAAFWKSRGSLKTMRQLLEKSPRYADAKLPLGMANCYLSKTPGYLKPLAFLMRFKGDWDTGIRFMQDLKQEGLFCRVDAGYYLGGIQIELVGDREAARDEFAELARRYPGNLKFRSMWAELERGLGNAQRAWDLAGEVVADGRISDFPAIRLRTLETRVWSSLALGEYDNTLAAIETIEEVAAGFEFLAPRLAWATHARAEALLGRGEAKEALELWASIDSTYPGVHEAAQRRAAEVKKSLAGK comes from the coding sequence ATGCTCGCTCGATTCACCACCGCTGCCCTTCTAGCGATTTTCTGCCTCGATTGCTCGCTTCGCGCCGACGCCTTTCTCGGCGTGAGACGAGCCGAGATCGAGCAGGTGATTGATCTCGGATACAATCTGGATCCTGCGGTGGAGGAAGCGATTGAAGGTCTCAAGGCGAAGTATCCCGAATCTCCCGTTCCTGGGTTGCTGGAAGTCGGGCGCTTGTATTGGAAGCAGAACTACCTGGAATGGGACACGGAATCAAAGGAGCGCTTCGAGAGCGTTTCCAGTCGAGCCTTGAAGCAGGCGGTCGACTTTAGCAAGGAGCATCCCGAGGACAGCGACGCCCAGTTCGTAGTGGCCATGATCGAGCTGTCTCAGGTTATCTACTACGTCGATCATCATCGCTGGTGGGCGGCCTTCTGGAAGAGCCGAGGCAGTCTCAAGACTATGCGTCAGCTGTTGGAGAAATCGCCACGCTATGCGGATGCCAAGCTGCCGCTAGGCATGGCGAACTGCTATCTGTCCAAGACTCCTGGATACCTGAAGCCGCTGGCGTTTTTGATGCGTTTCAAGGGAGATTGGGATACCGGAATTCGGTTTATGCAGGACTTGAAGCAGGAGGGCTTGTTCTGTCGAGTGGACGCCGGGTACTACCTGGGCGGAATCCAGATCGAGTTGGTGGGCGACCGCGAGGCGGCCCGCGACGAGTTTGCGGAGCTGGCTCGGCGCTATCCTGGTAACCTGAAGTTTCGATCCATGTGGGCGGAATTGGAGCGAGGGCTGGGAAATGCCCAGCGGGCCTGGGATCTCGCGGGCGAGGTGGTGGCCGATGGGCGGATTTCCGATTTTCCGGCGATTCGTCTGAGGACGCTGGAAACCAGGGTTTGGAGTTCCCTCGCTTTGGGCGAGTATGACAATACGCTCGCTGCGATCGAGACCATCGAGGAGGTCGCCGCGGGCTTCGAGTTTCTTGCTCCCCGGCTCGCTTGGGCGACGCATGCTCGGGCGGAGGCCTTGCTCGGCCGGGGCGAAGCGAAGGAGGCGCTGGAGCTTTGGGCGAGCATCGACTCGACTTACCCAGGCGTCCATGAGGCGGCCCAGCGACGCGCAGCCGAGGTGAAAAAGTCCCTCGCTGGAAAATAA
- a CDS encoding abscisic acid-deficient protein Aba4 family protein, with protein MKVWLVEFFGSRELNYLFWVATLATTPFWLLMLFWPKSRAARWLCQLWVGPPLLGVFYLYLLYLADDLTGLPVLDGVEMKSVRRYWAHPILFIALWMHRLAVDLFVGIWIARFGRARNWEVRGELVLVWLAGPIGMLVFAGRYWLARIRGRLS; from the coding sequence ATGAAGGTCTGGCTGGTGGAGTTTTTCGGGAGTCGCGAGCTGAACTACCTGTTTTGGGTGGCGACGCTGGCCACGACCCCGTTTTGGCTGCTGATGCTGTTCTGGCCGAAGAGTCGGGCGGCGCGCTGGCTGTGTCAGCTCTGGGTGGGGCCGCCGCTGCTGGGCGTTTTCTATCTCTATCTGCTCTATTTGGCGGACGATCTGACCGGACTGCCCGTTTTGGACGGGGTGGAGATGAAGAGCGTGCGCCGGTACTGGGCTCATCCTATCTTGTTCATCGCTTTATGGATGCATCGCCTTGCGGTCGACTTGTTCGTGGGGATTTGGATCGCGCGCTTTGGCAGGGCCAGAAACTGGGAGGTGCGGGGCGAGCTGGTATTGGTTTGGCTGGCGGGACCGATAGGCATGCTGGTCTTCGCGGGGCGGTACTGGCTAGCTAGGATCCGGGGACGATTGTCGTGA
- a CDS encoding class II aldolase/adducin family protein, with the protein MNFDFMHPRDQLLSIMNRIYQFGMTTTSGGNISLRESDGTIWITPAGVDKGSLTWDDIVRVLPDGTVDGRHRPSSEFPFHKAIYEARPDLKAIVHAHPPALVSYSIVRKLPPTRIVPQAYEVCQNIDFAPYALPGSAQLGQNIAETFARGNECVLLENHGVVCGGKDMLDAFWRFETLEFSAQLAIKAGRLGEVKELTQEQVDLRHQRKHLLPEFDPGERSSAEKAGRRNLCEIMHRAYDHQLVSSLEGVVSTRLDEESFLISPTLIDRQLLDPSEVVLIKNGQRERGKVPSRAVKLHEKVYREHPWINAIITAQPPSSAAFCLTDTPFATRTIPESYILLRDIPRLPFGAQYTNESAVSSAIDAKTPVLLIENEAVLVVGKSLLEAYDRLEVAEFSAGSLIDAYSLGGLVEMDDQAIDELKEKFLGE; encoded by the coding sequence ATGAATTTCGATTTCATGCACCCCCGCGATCAGCTGCTCAGCATCATGAATCGCATCTACCAGTTCGGCATGACCACCACTTCGGGCGGCAACATTTCCCTGCGCGAGTCCGACGGCACCATTTGGATCACCCCAGCTGGGGTCGACAAGGGCTCGCTCACCTGGGACGACATCGTTCGCGTGCTGCCGGACGGCACCGTCGACGGCCGCCACCGCCCCTCCTCCGAATTCCCCTTTCACAAGGCGATCTACGAAGCCCGCCCCGATCTCAAGGCTATCGTGCACGCCCACCCGCCTGCCCTCGTCTCCTACAGCATCGTTCGCAAGCTGCCTCCCACCCGCATCGTGCCGCAGGCCTACGAGGTGTGCCAAAACATCGACTTCGCTCCCTACGCCCTTCCGGGCAGCGCCCAGCTCGGGCAAAACATCGCCGAAACTTTCGCTCGCGGCAACGAATGCGTGCTGCTGGAAAACCACGGCGTGGTCTGCGGCGGCAAGGACATGCTGGACGCCTTCTGGCGCTTCGAGACCCTGGAGTTCTCCGCCCAACTGGCGATAAAAGCAGGCCGGCTGGGCGAGGTAAAAGAACTCACCCAGGAACAGGTCGATCTCCGCCACCAGAGAAAGCACCTGCTGCCAGAGTTCGATCCAGGAGAACGTAGCAGCGCCGAAAAAGCCGGCCGCCGCAACCTCTGCGAAATCATGCACCGGGCCTACGACCATCAGCTGGTCTCCAGCCTCGAAGGCGTGGTCTCCACCCGGCTGGACGAGGAGAGCTTCCTCATCAGCCCGACGCTTATCGATCGCCAGCTGCTCGACCCCTCCGAAGTCGTATTGATAAAAAACGGACAGCGCGAGCGGGGCAAAGTCCCGTCTCGAGCGGTTAAGCTCCACGAAAAGGTCTACCGCGAACACCCGTGGATCAACGCCATCATCACCGCCCAGCCGCCCTCCAGCGCCGCCTTCTGCCTCACCGACACTCCCTTCGCCACCCGCACCATCCCGGAGAGCTACATCCTACTGCGAGACATCCCTCGCCTGCCGTTCGGCGCACAGTACACCAACGAGTCAGCGGTCTCCTCAGCCATCGATGCCAAGACGCCCGTACTGCTCATCGAGAACGAAGCGGTTCTCGTAGTTGGAAAATCGCTACTGGAGGCCTACGATCGCCTCGAAGTCGCCGAATTCAGCGCTGGCTCTCTCATCGATGCCTATTCTCTAGGGGGACTTGTGGAAATGGACGATCAGGCCATCGACGAACTCAAAGAGAAGTTTCTCGGAGAGTAA